The Branchiostoma floridae strain S238N-H82 chromosome 12, Bfl_VNyyK, whole genome shotgun sequence genome segment CCTCCTGGgcctccgggagaaaaggggCCCAAAGGGCCAGCTACTCGTGGGCCTCCcggacctccaggagaaaagggagccacgGGGCCGGCTAGCCTTGGGATTACCGGGCCTCCTGGGCCGTCAGGAGAGAAGGGATCCAGAGGACCAGCTACTCGTGGGCCTCCcggacctccaggagaaaagggagccatggggccggcTGGCCCTGGGATTGTCGGGCCTCCCGGACCACCAGGAGAGAAGGGATCTGTTGGACCTCTTCCGAACGTGCAGAAGGAAGGTTAGGGCTATATTTCCCCAACCACATCAGAACAGTCCCTTCAGATTTTATATACTCGTAGTTAAGACCCTCTTGATCCCTCTTGTCTGGAGCAAACACCTCCAGTCCTCAACTATTTTTCCTATTTAAGTCCTTTACAAAATTGTGAGTGATCGTTGAGACacgttttgactgtatatcacaTTCAATGTTTTGAACGCATCTTCTTCAGCATCTTGCCCCAACGGTTACTGGGATGGGAATGCCATCTGCTACAAGACGTTTGACACCCCTATGGACTTCAACGGAGCGGTGAGGACCTGTGAGCAAGACGGCgccaccctcgccatgccccgagacgccaTGTCCAACGTCCTCGTAAGCTTTACCCCTCTGAAGACCACCTGGATTGGCCTGCATGATCGGCGCAAAGAGGGGCACTTCGAGTGGATAGATGGCGCTCCGCTTGGGTTCTACAATCTGTGGGGCCCTGGACAGCCGGATGACGGCCAAGGCAAAGAAGATTGTGTCGAGTTCGCCGTCAATATTAATCAACGTTGGAACGACCTGTCATGCGACCGCCGCCGACCCTTCATATGCCAAGTCGTCCCAGGTACATTTTATCAGTTTTCTCGTCGAGTTCCAAATTtcaagttgaagaaaaaaaattaaacctactctccaagcagaggttaggctccggctgttttcaaaacttttttagtcgtttttatcggcctattttgtcctttttcttgaagtacgccagccaaatgttag includes the following:
- the LOC118426958 gene encoding collectin-12-like, with protein sequence MEQDQTADAIANIPNPIYACSGTATYDPSTYNKANWSSRCKKIWLTVGGLVVAAIAIVLPFFAGTDFRGPKGPASLGPPGPPGERGIIGPPGPPGEKGPKGPATRGPPGPPGEKGATGPASLGITGPPGPSGEKGSRGPATRGPPGPPGEKGAMGPAGPGIVGPPGPPGEKGSVGPLPNVQKEASCPNGYWDGNAICYKTFDTPMDFNGAVRTCEQDGATLAMPRDAMSNVLVSFTPLKTTWIGLHDRRKEGHFEWIDGAPLGFYNLWGPGQPDDGQGKEDCVEFAVNINQRWNDLSCDRRRPFICQVVPGRT